In the genome of Acidimicrobiia bacterium, one region contains:
- a CDS encoding PQQ-dependent sugar dehydrogenase, whose protein sequence is MASLVAMLRSPPGEGSAPDPGWGLDGVSAPAALELGEADLGSSLPFTWVLSNASTEAVDAVRFTSPSLSVFLLDALPIRIEAGGSATLSAVLVPVPGSPPGEVTGSAVVDLVGPGGEGSRSLSVHGVASPPDRALAMTEVPVRGMPVRLASWDRYLFVGYFDGTIDVMEFDGPTTLNLVERIEAIALTPNHGPDGAPQPEVGGRLIGGIAVDDTGTLYVTHADPRLDEGEFSRTGHLADLNSGAVTALDGPPGSYGAPGHRRDLVLGLPRNVTNHIPLGVAWRAGSLFVAVGAMTDSGSPDDSKPDPDTGLSGSILRVDLAAGEGMFPVSLTSPGGDPAAVEALPTGVIEIWATGVRNGFGLAFVGDDLFLTDQGSDGGWAPSPAEGVPGFGPHFGPDHMHLVARGAYLGQPNPARGEMVLDDGSGYATAVVSPGYTAPVHAFGLHDSATGIVAYRGDRFPDLQGTILAAKFSGTVGLQALRLDGTRVVEVRQLVTRPEVNNVTDVVVGPDGQIVFAEMWDMRLRIATGWR, encoded by the coding sequence GTGGCCTCTCTGGTCGCCATGCTGCGGAGCCCGCCGGGCGAGGGTTCAGCACCCGATCCGGGGTGGGGGTTGGACGGGGTTTCCGCCCCGGCGGCTCTCGAGCTCGGGGAGGCCGACCTGGGGTCGTCCCTGCCATTCACCTGGGTCCTGTCCAACGCCTCGACCGAAGCCGTCGACGCGGTTCGGTTCACCAGCCCGTCGCTTTCGGTCTTCCTCCTCGATGCGCTCCCCATCAGGATCGAGGCGGGCGGCTCGGCCACCCTCAGCGCCGTACTGGTGCCGGTCCCGGGGTCGCCACCGGGCGAGGTCACGGGATCGGCGGTCGTGGACCTGGTGGGACCCGGCGGAGAGGGCAGCCGCAGCCTGTCGGTGCATGGTGTGGCATCACCTCCAGACCGGGCCCTGGCCATGACCGAGGTTCCCGTGCGGGGCATGCCGGTCCGCCTGGCGTCGTGGGATCGGTACCTCTTCGTCGGATACTTCGACGGGACCATCGACGTCATGGAGTTCGACGGGCCGACCACCCTGAACCTGGTGGAGCGGATCGAAGCCATCGCTTTGACGCCCAACCACGGGCCCGACGGGGCGCCGCAGCCGGAGGTGGGCGGAAGGCTGATTGGCGGGATCGCCGTGGACGACACCGGAACCCTGTACGTGACCCACGCCGATCCCCGGCTCGACGAGGGAGAGTTCTCCCGCACCGGCCACCTGGCCGACCTGAACTCGGGGGCGGTCACCGCCCTCGACGGTCCGCCCGGTTCCTACGGCGCCCCCGGCCATCGCCGCGATCTGGTCCTCGGCCTGCCCCGCAACGTCACCAACCACATTCCGCTCGGGGTGGCGTGGCGGGCCGGGAGCCTTTTCGTGGCGGTGGGCGCCATGACCGACTCGGGAAGCCCCGACGACTCCAAGCCCGATCCGGACACCGGGTTGAGCGGCAGCATCCTCAGGGTCGATCTCGCCGCCGGCGAAGGCATGTTTCCGGTGAGCCTCACCTCACCCGGTGGCGACCCCGCCGCCGTCGAGGCCCTCCCTACCGGGGTGATCGAGATCTGGGCTACCGGGGTTCGCAACGGCTTCGGCCTCGCCTTCGTCGGTGACGACCTGTTCCTGACCGACCAGGGATCGGACGGCGGATGGGCGCCTTCCCCGGCCGAGGGTGTGCCCGGGTTCGGTCCCCACTTCGGCCCCGACCACATGCACCTGGTCGCCAGGGGTGCCTATCTGGGGCAGCCCAATCCGGCTCGTGGCGAGATGGTCCTCGACGACGGGAGTGGCTACGCCACCGCCGTCGTCAGCCCCGGCTACACGGCCCCGGTCCACGCCTTCGGGCTCCACGACTCCGCCACCGGCATCGTCGCCTACCGGGGTGATCGGTTCCCCGACCTGCAGGGAACGATCCTGGCGGCCAAGTTCAGCGGCACGGTGGGCCTCCAGGCGCTGCGGTTGGACGGGACCAGGGTGGTGGAGGTGCGCCAGCTGGTGACCCGGCCCGAGGTCAACAACGTCACCGACGTCGTGGTCGGCCCCGACGGCCAGATCGTGTTCGCCGAGATGTGGGACATGCGGCTGCGGATCGCCACCGGTTGGCGTTGA
- a CDS encoding bifunctional riboflavin kinase/FAD synthetase, whose protein sequence is MKVLRGDTTDWLRPDSPTALAVGVFDGVHAGHRAVIAALLEAAGRRRLTPGVVTFDPHPLEVVAPERAPAVLTGLEQRVELLGDLGVELVAIVPFDVETREWSADRFVDLLTNRLAAALLVVGEDFRFGRDRIGDAAFLVAAGLEQGFETIVLSLVGEPVPASSSAIRRMLAEGDVEAAAAALGRPHEAWGVIPEGEFAALQLPAGIAVPAPGRYLVTLGRGAGESSPAEATIVHEGGPSVDLIPHPGSGPWRVRFLSVIDRSSGRGP, encoded by the coding sequence ATGAAGGTCCTGCGCGGAGACACCACCGATTGGCTTCGCCCGGATTCGCCGACGGCGCTGGCCGTGGGGGTGTTCGACGGGGTGCACGCCGGGCACCGTGCCGTGATCGCGGCACTTCTCGAAGCCGCCGGCCGGCGCCGCCTGACTCCCGGAGTGGTCACCTTCGATCCCCATCCCCTGGAGGTGGTCGCTCCCGAACGCGCGCCGGCGGTGCTCACCGGCCTGGAGCAGCGTGTCGAACTGCTCGGTGACCTCGGAGTGGAGCTGGTGGCGATCGTGCCGTTCGACGTCGAGACCCGGGAGTGGAGCGCCGACCGTTTCGTCGACCTCCTCACCAACCGGTTGGCCGCCGCGCTCCTCGTGGTCGGCGAGGACTTCCGGTTCGGGCGAGACCGGATCGGGGACGCCGCCTTCCTGGTGGCCGCAGGCCTGGAGCAGGGCTTCGAGACGATCGTCCTGTCGCTGGTGGGCGAGCCCGTCCCCGCCTCCTCTTCGGCGATTCGTCGAATGCTGGCCGAAGGCGACGTCGAGGCTGCCGCCGCGGCGTTGGGCCGGCCCCACGAGGCATGGGGTGTGATCCCCGAGGGGGAGTTCGCCGCTCTTCAGCTGCCTGCCGGCATCGCCGTTCCGGCTCCGGGGCGGTACCTGGTGACATTGGGTAGGGGTGCCGGGGAGTCGAGCCCTGCCGAGGCGACCATCGTCCACGAGGGCGGCCCATCGGTCGACCTGATCCCGCACCCCGGAAGCGGGCCGTGGAGGGTGCGCTTCCTGTCTGTCATCGACCGATCCTCGGGCCGGGGGCCTTGA
- a CDS encoding glycosyltransferase, giving the protein MAVQFTHEEIGVLPGSTAWAAAAVHDDHGSGLPDLPDGRMPAHESRRRRRLIRGFALFAMVVGASYLTWRLLFTIEAAAWFVAAPMLVLELHHAFGLGLYTFSLWDVDPPPVPAPVDGTDLAVAVLIPTLDESIEVLLPVIGAAVTLQPEHETWVLDDGNRPDVARLAAALGARYLARETNEHAKAGNLNNALQFVEADVIAVLDADHVAGRDFLRHTLGYFDDPGIAVVQTPQDFYNVDSFEHEARPGRRPRFNEQAVFYRLILPAKNRWNAAFWCGTSALVRVAALRDVGGVATDSVTEDIHTSVRMHKNGWRIMVHNEVLARGLAASDARQYMMQRRRWARGAMQVMRHERLFSSPRLTLAQKLAYGATLVGWFDVLRSLAFVCLPVLVLFSGALPIAAPIEVFGPAFLGTFLIQFTALRLLARGYYPPRLSVLFETLRMPAVVPAFRALFGSGDKGFQVTPKGRTAGARHRLPVPPLIRALLLASAAAMLWAGLTLAGATPLHYGEPDAMYGTAGFLVVNMALLVAAARRVRAPNFAGERRASVRFPVDMTGALSGVPVRIRDLSLTGARVRFDGEVDAVPKLGQLVRLHIASGDIEMKACVVSAYRSDWTGSDLGLEFSPGQWDRMRDLALMLFHGGSRRPEQEAAETTGDEGRAA; this is encoded by the coding sequence GTGGCAGTGCAATTCACCCATGAAGAGATCGGCGTCCTGCCGGGCAGCACGGCATGGGCTGCCGCCGCGGTTCACGACGACCATGGCTCCGGCCTGCCCGATCTGCCCGACGGCCGGATGCCGGCCCATGAGAGCCGTCGTCGTCGGCGCCTGATCAGGGGCTTCGCCCTGTTCGCCATGGTCGTCGGCGCCTCCTACCTCACCTGGCGCCTGCTGTTCACCATCGAGGCCGCCGCCTGGTTCGTGGCGGCCCCGATGCTGGTCCTCGAGCTGCACCACGCCTTCGGCCTCGGCCTCTACACCTTCTCGCTGTGGGACGTGGACCCGCCCCCGGTGCCCGCCCCCGTCGACGGCACCGACCTCGCCGTCGCCGTGCTCATCCCCACGCTGGACGAGAGCATCGAGGTGCTGCTGCCGGTGATCGGTGCCGCGGTGACCCTGCAGCCTGAGCACGAGACCTGGGTGCTCGACGACGGGAACCGCCCCGACGTGGCCCGGCTGGCGGCGGCCCTCGGTGCTCGCTACCTAGCTCGTGAGACCAACGAGCACGCCAAGGCGGGCAACCTGAACAACGCTCTGCAGTTCGTGGAGGCCGACGTGATCGCCGTCCTCGACGCCGACCACGTCGCCGGACGCGACTTCCTCAGACACACCCTCGGCTACTTCGATGACCCGGGGATCGCGGTGGTTCAGACGCCGCAGGACTTCTACAACGTCGACTCCTTCGAGCACGAGGCCCGTCCCGGGCGGCGGCCACGCTTCAACGAGCAGGCGGTGTTCTACCGGCTGATCCTGCCCGCCAAGAACCGCTGGAACGCCGCCTTCTGGTGCGGCACCAGTGCCCTGGTGCGGGTGGCGGCACTTCGCGATGTCGGCGGCGTCGCCACCGACTCGGTGACCGAGGACATCCACACGTCGGTGCGGATGCACAAGAACGGGTGGCGCATCATGGTCCACAACGAGGTCCTGGCCCGGGGCCTGGCCGCCTCCGACGCCCGCCAGTACATGATGCAGCGCCGCCGCTGGGCCCGCGGGGCCATGCAGGTGATGCGGCACGAGCGACTGTTCTCGAGCCCCCGCCTCACCCTCGCTCAGAAGCTGGCCTACGGGGCCACGCTGGTCGGGTGGTTCGACGTGCTGCGCTCGCTGGCGTTCGTGTGCCTGCCGGTGCTGGTGCTCTTCTCGGGAGCATTGCCGATCGCGGCACCGATCGAGGTGTTCGGGCCCGCCTTCCTCGGAACCTTCCTCATCCAGTTCACCGCCCTGCGCCTTCTAGCCCGCGGGTACTACCCGCCGCGCCTGTCGGTGCTCTTCGAGACCCTGCGCATGCCTGCGGTGGTGCCCGCGTTCCGGGCCCTGTTCGGCTCGGGCGACAAGGGTTTTCAGGTGACCCCCAAGGGCCGCACCGCAGGTGCGAGGCACAGGCTCCCGGTCCCTCCTCTGATCCGGGCGCTTCTGCTGGCATCGGCGGCAGCCATGCTGTGGGCCGGCCTGACCCTTGCCGGGGCAACTCCGCTTCACTACGGCGAGCCCGACGCCATGTACGGCACCGCCGGATTCCTGGTGGTGAACATGGCGCTCCTGGTGGCGGCCGCCCGCCGGGTGCGCGCTCCCAACTTCGCCGGCGAGCGCCGGGCCTCGGTGCGATTCCCCGTCGACATGACCGGCGCCCTCTCGGGGGTTCCGGTGCGGATCCGTGACCTCTCCCTCACCGGGGCTCGGGTGCGCTTCGACGGGGAGGTCGACGCCGTCCCGAAGCTCGGCCAGCTGGTTCGTCTGCACATCGCCAGCGGCGACATCGAGATGAAGGCCTGCGTGGTCAGCGCCTACCGATCCGACTGGACGGGAAGCGACCTCGGCCTGGAGTTCTCGCCCGGACAGTGGGACCGGATGCGCGATCTGGCACTGATGTTGTTCCATGGGGGGTCACGGAGACCGGAGCAGGAAGCGGCCGAGACCACCGGTGACGAGGGTCGGGCGGCTTGA